The following coding sequences lie in one Paenibacillus durus ATCC 35681 genomic window:
- the glyQ gene encoding glycine--tRNA ligase subunit alpha, producing MNFQQMILTLNEFWSKQNCIIVQPYDTEKGAGTMNPMTFLRSLGPEPWKVAYVEPSRRPSDGRYGENPNRLYQHHQYQVIIKPSPDNIQEIYLDSLKALGIDPLQHDIRFVEDNWENPSLGCAGLGWEVWLDGMEITQFTYFQQVGGIETSPVSVEITYGMERLASYIQEKENVFDLEWVDGLTYGDVFHQPEVEHSTYTFEVSDVKMLFNLFNTYEEEARRAMDRHLVFPAYDYVLKCSHTFNLLDARGAISVTERTGFITRVRNLARQVAATFVEEREKLGFPLLKKEGVQLG from the coding sequence ATGAATTTTCAGCAGATGATTTTGACGCTGAATGAGTTCTGGTCGAAGCAGAACTGCATTATCGTTCAGCCGTATGACACGGAAAAAGGCGCGGGCACGATGAACCCGATGACATTCCTGCGCTCCCTCGGACCCGAGCCGTGGAAGGTCGCTTATGTCGAGCCGTCACGCCGTCCCTCGGACGGACGCTATGGAGAGAACCCGAACCGTCTGTATCAGCATCATCAATACCAGGTTATTATCAAGCCGTCCCCGGATAATATTCAGGAAATTTATCTGGACAGCCTGAAAGCGCTGGGGATTGATCCGCTGCAGCACGATATCCGGTTCGTTGAGGATAACTGGGAGAATCCGTCGCTCGGCTGCGCGGGACTCGGCTGGGAGGTATGGCTGGACGGAATGGAAATTACGCAGTTCACCTATTTCCAGCAGGTGGGCGGCATTGAGACCAGCCCGGTTTCAGTTGAAATCACTTACGGCATGGAGCGTCTCGCTTCCTATATCCAGGAAAAGGAGAACGTGTTCGATCTGGAATGGGTCGACGGCTTGACCTACGGCGACGTGTTCCATCAGCCGGAGGTGGAGCATTCCACATATACCTTCGAAGTGTCGGATGTCAAAATGCTGTTTAACCTCTTCAACACCTATGAAGAGGAAGCGCGGCGGGCGATGGACCGCCATCTCGTCTTCCCGGCTTATGACTATGTGCTGAAATGCTCGCATACGTTCAACCTGCTGGATGCGCGGGGTGCAATCAGCGTAACGGAGCGTACGGGCTTCATTACAAGAGTGCGCAATCTGGCCCGCCAAGTGGCGGCAACTTTTGTAGAGGAGCGCGAGAAGCTCGGCTTCCCGCTGCTGAAGAAAGAAGGTGTTCAGCTTGGCTAA
- the recO gene encoding DNA repair protein RecO: MLHRVEGIVIRSMDYGEGNAIITLCTENAGKIGVLVRGAKKVKSRHAALIQPFTLGQYVFFRNNGGLGTLNSGEIISSHHSIREDLVTAAYGSYACELLDRVLHDEETGSFWFRQLSACLNALEEGKEPGVIINLFEMKILQAAGYGPQLDSCIACGREKADEELLLSPRLGGALCRSCRHNDPPALEVSPRALKLLRLFAALDLTRLGNVDVKESTREELKKIMRAFMDTQLGLRLKSQNFLDQLDKYNI; this comes from the coding sequence ATGCTACACAGGGTGGAAGGGATCGTCATCCGCAGTATGGACTACGGCGAGGGGAATGCAATCATTACGCTTTGCACCGAGAACGCGGGCAAGATAGGAGTGCTGGTCCGTGGAGCCAAAAAGGTAAAAAGCCGCCATGCTGCTCTGATCCAGCCGTTTACGCTCGGGCAATATGTTTTTTTCCGAAATAACGGAGGACTGGGTACGCTGAATTCCGGCGAGATAATCAGCTCCCATCATTCGATCAGGGAGGATCTGGTTACAGCCGCCTACGGCTCTTATGCCTGTGAGCTTTTGGACCGGGTGCTGCATGACGAGGAGACGGGCAGCTTTTGGTTCCGGCAGCTGTCGGCCTGCCTGAATGCGCTGGAGGAAGGCAAGGAACCGGGAGTCATTATTAATCTGTTTGAGATGAAAATACTTCAAGCGGCCGGCTACGGTCCGCAACTGGATTCCTGCATCGCCTGCGGGCGCGAGAAGGCGGACGAAGAACTGCTGCTCAGCCCGCGGCTGGGCGGCGCTCTGTGCCGCAGCTGCCGTCATAATGACCCGCCGGCATTGGAAGTGTCGCCCCGCGCGCTGAAGCTGCTGCGGCTGTTCGCCGCGCTTGATCTGACCCGTCTGGGCAATGTGGACGTCAAGGAGAGTACGCGGGAAGAATTGAAGAAAATCATGCGGGCGTTCATGGATACCCAACTGGGGCTCCGGTTAAAGTCGCAAAATTTCCTGGATCAGCTGGATAAATACAATATTTGA
- a CDS encoding YqzL family protein, protein MRDFSWKYFAMTGDVDAYLLYRAAGEPLSPAAETAAEEEQVYDEEAK, encoded by the coding sequence ATGCGAGATTTTTCGTGGAAGTATTTTGCAATGACTGGTGATGTCGATGCCTATCTGCTGTACCGGGCAGCGGGAGAACCGCTGAGTCCGGCGGCCGAGACAGCGGCGGAAGAAGAGCAGGTCTATGACGAAGAAGCAAAGTAA
- the era gene encoding GTPase Era, producing MKFRSGFVAIIGRPNVGKSTLMNQVIGQKIAIMSDKPQTTRNKIHGVYTTNDSQIVFLDTPGIHKRQSKLGDYMNQTAMSTLGEVEAVLFLIDAAEGLGGGDRFIAEQLQGLKTPVILVMNKIDKLEPEALLPLITEYSKLHDFAEIVPISAKVGSNVNTLLEQLQKYLPEGPQYYPEDQVTDHPEQFVIAELIREKILHLTREEVPHSIAVAIEDMRAEPNGVVHISAVIFVERDSQKGIIIGKQGAMLKEVGRRARTDIENLLGSKTFLELWVKVKKDWRNQERVLRDLGFHKDQ from the coding sequence ATGAAATTCAGATCAGGCTTTGTCGCCATCATCGGCAGGCCCAACGTAGGCAAATCAACCCTGATGAATCAGGTCATCGGGCAGAAAATCGCCATTATGTCGGACAAGCCGCAGACGACACGTAACAAGATTCACGGCGTATACACGACGAACGATTCGCAAATCGTCTTCCTCGATACGCCCGGCATCCATAAACGCCAATCCAAGCTGGGCGATTACATGAACCAGACGGCGATGAGCACGCTCGGAGAAGTGGAGGCGGTGCTGTTTCTGATTGACGCCGCAGAGGGTCTTGGCGGAGGCGACCGTTTTATCGCCGAGCAGCTTCAAGGTCTGAAGACGCCGGTCATTCTGGTGATGAACAAGATCGACAAGCTGGAACCTGAAGCGCTGCTGCCGCTGATTACGGAATACAGCAAGCTGCATGATTTTGCCGAGATCGTTCCCATTTCAGCTAAGGTAGGCAGCAATGTAAATACACTGCTGGAGCAGCTGCAGAAATACCTGCCGGAGGGTCCGCAGTATTATCCGGAGGATCAGGTGACCGACCATCCGGAGCAATTTGTTATCGCCGAGCTGATCCGCGAGAAGATCCTGCATCTGACCCGCGAGGAGGTGCCGCACTCCATTGCGGTCGCTATTGAGGATATGCGGGCGGAGCCGAACGGAGTGGTGCATATCTCCGCGGTTATTTTTGTTGAGAGGGATTCGCAAAAAGGCATTATCATCGGCAAACAGGGCGCTATGCTGAAGGAAGTCGGCAGAAGAGCCCGTACCGATATTGAGAACCTGCTGGGGTCCAAGACGTTTCTGGAGCTTTGGGTAAAGGTGAAAAAAGACTGGCGCAATCAGGAGCGCGTGCTGCGCGATTTGGGCTTCCATAAGGATCAGTGA
- a CDS encoding cytidine deaminase — translation MDSNTLLQEAIKARSKAYIPYSRFGVGAALLDQDGQVHHGCNIENAAYSVTNCAERTALFSAMAQGHKRGSFKALAVVGDTDLPITPCGACRQVIVELCDPDMKIILGNIKGDIRETTVRELLPGAFGPDELKQGQAPSVSA, via the coding sequence ATGGATTCCAATACGCTGCTGCAAGAGGCGATCAAAGCCCGCTCCAAAGCATATATCCCATACTCCCGCTTCGGCGTAGGAGCCGCTCTGCTGGATCAGGACGGTCAGGTTCATCATGGCTGCAATATCGAGAACGCCGCTTACAGTGTAACCAATTGCGCCGAGCGCACCGCTCTCTTCAGCGCTATGGCCCAGGGCCATAAACGAGGCAGCTTTAAAGCGCTTGCCGTTGTAGGCGATACCGACCTGCCGATTACGCCTTGCGGCGCATGCCGGCAAGTCATCGTTGAGTTATGCGATCCCGACATGAAAATCATCCTGGGCAATATAAAAGGGGACATTCGCGAAACAACCGTACGCGAGCTGCTTCCCGGCGCTTTCGGCCCAGATGAATTAAAGCAGGGACAGGCCCCCAGCGTAAGTGCGTAA
- a CDS encoding diacylglycerol kinase, with protein sequence MPKNTAVGPKRFWKSFWYAAQGLRQAFRTEMNMKVHTCFAVVVLLFATLLRVPPGDWMLLLLAITLVLAAELINTAIESVVDLVSPEVHPLAKAAKDTAAGAVFLAAVFAVIAGIYVFYHPVIDWITALMS encoded by the coding sequence ATGCCCAAAAATACGGCGGTAGGCCCCAAACGTTTCTGGAAGTCGTTCTGGTATGCGGCCCAGGGGCTTAGACAGGCCTTCCGGACCGAAATGAACATGAAGGTGCATACCTGCTTTGCCGTCGTCGTACTGCTGTTCGCCACACTGCTGCGTGTACCGCCTGGAGATTGGATGCTGCTTCTGCTCGCGATCACGCTCGTGCTGGCAGCCGAGCTGATCAATACGGCGATTGAGTCGGTCGTCGACCTTGTGTCGCCGGAAGTTCACCCCCTGGCTAAAGCGGCGAAGGATACCGCTGCCGGAGCTGTGTTTCTGGCGGCCGTGTTTGCCGTCATTGCAGGCATCTATGTTTTTTATCATCCGGTGATAGACTGGATTACAGCACTTATGTCATAA
- the ybeY gene encoding rRNA maturation RNase YbeY, with protein MSLQLVWSNEQEEMEIDDRLISLLESILEKAGKLEGIDTGEVDLTFVDNERIHELNKEYRGIDRPTDVLSFALNESAEDELEIVYEVSEDEAEELPDMLGDIIISVTRAKEQANDYGHSLERELGFLFVHGFLHLLGYDHQDEASEAEMMGKQEQVLSQVGLTR; from the coding sequence ATGAGCCTGCAGCTGGTTTGGAGTAATGAGCAAGAAGAAATGGAAATCGACGATCGGCTGATCTCGCTGCTAGAAAGCATCCTGGAAAAAGCGGGTAAGCTGGAAGGGATCGACACCGGCGAGGTGGATCTGACCTTTGTCGACAATGAGCGGATTCATGAGCTTAATAAGGAGTATCGCGGCATCGACCGGCCCACCGATGTGCTGTCCTTCGCGCTGAACGAATCCGCCGAGGATGAACTCGAAATCGTCTATGAAGTTAGCGAGGATGAAGCGGAGGAGCTTCCCGACATGCTTGGCGATATTATTATATCCGTTACCCGGGCCAAGGAGCAGGCAAACGATTATGGACATTCGCTGGAGCGGGAGCTGGGATTTTTGTTCGTGCACGGATTTCTGCATCTGCTCGGATACGATCATCAGGATGAGGCTTCCGAGGCGGAAATGATGGGCAAGCAGGAGCAGGTGCTGTCGCAGGTAGGGTTGACCCGCTGA
- a CDS encoding HD family phosphohydrolase, with protein MASKQPSKFSGFTYNVSGWKYSRATRYALFLLLGILIYFSLAPDLLPKRYDIKENTLSAKEITAPKQIKDTKATLKAQEQAAENVPKKYQIIPIRAENLVTSLLDRIDRLNQDDTISQSDKTSIYREEIPQRANDFILSFVASSRSSGTYSDNLLNEMQSKIKEQVYSIPEETFIKIPRLTSQDIIEMKPVARDIVSRLMNDQIADADAARAKVAEQVSISSLSQRTAREVVQELARLAITANKFYDEDATKEAEVQARENTPPVYIEQGEVLVKKGEPITPELYQLLDENGLLRSNVDYWPQLGLLILAAFFSIGLLMFIRLSGPSGSSGFKYNNSQLLMLVLVFLITIISLRLTAFLQSDMRPFIGFLAPVAIGALLVALLLDMMLAYFCSILFALLASVILNVQQNTIFDFNYGFFTLVVSYVALFATHRAGQRTTLLKGGIMVCLFGSLTVFMTNLLGNGAWQQIHTLYAIGFAFAGGLVTVVLVIGLMPFFESTFGILSALKLVELSNPNHPLLRKLLTETPGTYHHSVMVGNLSEAAAEAIGADGLLCRVGSYYHDIGKTKRPFYFIENQNNMENPHDSIDPKLSKSIIIAHARDGVEMLKEYKLPKPIRDIAEQHHGTTFLHYFYHKALRLAEEKGVEPDFTEDDFRYPGPKAQSKESAVIGIADSVEAAVRSLRSPTVNQVETMIEKIIKSRLDDHQFDECDLTLKELDIVARTLKETVMGIFHSRIEYPEEAKKPKKEEGAVE; from the coding sequence ATGGCTTCAAAGCAACCGTCCAAATTCAGCGGATTCACATACAATGTGAGCGGATGGAAGTATAGCAGAGCGACTCGCTATGCTCTATTTCTGCTTCTCGGTATCCTAATTTATTTCAGTCTGGCGCCGGACCTGCTGCCTAAACGGTACGACATCAAGGAAAACACGCTCAGCGCCAAGGAGATAACGGCGCCTAAGCAGATTAAAGACACTAAGGCAACGTTGAAGGCACAGGAACAAGCGGCTGAGAATGTGCCGAAGAAATATCAGATTATTCCGATCCGGGCGGAGAATCTCGTAACCTCTCTGCTGGACCGGATCGACCGTCTCAATCAGGACGACACCATTTCCCAAAGCGACAAGACCTCCATTTACCGGGAGGAGATTCCGCAGCGGGCCAATGATTTCATATTGAGTTTTGTTGCGTCCAGCCGGAGCAGCGGAACCTATTCGGATAATCTTTTGAATGAAATGCAGTCGAAGATTAAGGAGCAGGTCTATTCCATACCGGAAGAAACGTTTATCAAAATACCGCGGCTGACCTCGCAGGACATCATCGAGATGAAGCCCGTGGCGAGGGATATTGTCAGCAGGCTGATGAATGACCAGATTGCCGATGCCGACGCTGCGCGCGCCAAGGTGGCGGAGCAGGTTAGCATCAGTTCGCTCTCTCAGCGAACGGCACGCGAGGTGGTGCAGGAGCTCGCCCGTCTGGCGATCACGGCCAATAAATTCTATGATGAGGACGCCACCAAAGAAGCGGAAGTGCAGGCCCGGGAAAATACGCCGCCCGTCTATATCGAGCAGGGCGAGGTGCTTGTCAAGAAAGGCGAGCCCATTACGCCTGAATTGTATCAGCTGCTAGATGAGAACGGGCTGCTGCGCAGCAATGTCGATTATTGGCCTCAGCTTGGACTGCTCATCCTTGCGGCGTTTTTTTCAATCGGTCTGCTGATGTTTATCCGGCTGTCCGGCCCATCCGGCTCTTCTGGATTTAAGTACAATAATTCACAGCTTCTGATGCTGGTGCTCGTCTTTCTAATCACGATTATATCCTTGCGGCTGACTGCCTTTCTGCAGAGCGATATGCGGCCATTTATAGGCTTTTTGGCGCCGGTCGCCATCGGGGCGCTGCTGGTCGCGCTGCTGCTCGATATGATGCTTGCCTATTTCTGCTCCATTTTGTTCGCCCTATTGGCAAGCGTTATTCTGAATGTGCAGCAGAATACGATTTTTGATTTCAACTATGGTTTCTTTACGCTGGTCGTTTCGTATGTAGCCTTATTTGCCACCCATCGGGCGGGACAGCGCACGACGCTGCTGAAAGGCGGCATCATGGTCTGTCTATTCGGCTCGCTGACCGTCTTTATGACGAACCTGCTGGGGAACGGCGCATGGCAGCAGATTCATACGCTGTATGCCATCGGTTTCGCTTTTGCCGGCGGATTGGTGACCGTTGTGCTGGTTATCGGCCTTATGCCTTTTTTTGAGTCGACATTCGGTATTCTGTCTGCGCTCAAGCTGGTCGAGCTGTCCAATCCGAACCATCCGCTGCTGCGGAAACTGCTGACGGAAACGCCGGGGACTTATCATCACAGCGTAATGGTCGGCAACTTGTCGGAGGCGGCGGCAGAGGCGATCGGAGCGGACGGCCTGCTCTGCCGGGTCGGCTCGTATTATCATGATATCGGCAAGACGAAGCGCCCGTTCTATTTTATCGAGAATCAGAACAATATGGAGAATCCGCATGATTCCATCGATCCCAAGCTGAGCAAGTCGATTATTATCGCGCATGCGCGCGACGGGGTGGAAATGCTGAAGGAGTACAAGCTTCCCAAGCCGATCAGAGATATCGCGGAGCAGCATCATGGAACGACTTTTTTGCATTATTTTTATCATAAAGCGCTGCGGCTGGCGGAGGAAAAAGGGGTAGAGCCCGATTTCACCGAAGATGATTTCCGTTACCCCGGTCCGAAGGCCCAGTCCAAAGAGTCTGCGGTAATCGGTATTGCCGACAGCGTGGAGGCGGCCGTTCGTTCCCTTCGCAGCCCCACAGTAAACCAGGTGGAGACGATGATCGAGAAGATCATCAAGAGCCGGCTGGACGATCATCAATTCGATGAATGCGATCTGACGCTGAAAGAGCTGGACATTGTCGCCCGGACGCTGAAAGAAACAGTGATGGGCATTTTCCACTCGCGAATTGAATATCCGGAGGAAGCGAAAAAGCCGAAAAAAGAGGAAGGGGCCGTTGAATAG
- a CDS encoding PhoH family protein: protein MSDKTANIQISLQNAGEALALFGPQDSFLKLIEREIPARIDSREAELTVHGGEREVDMLAQLFQSLLSLVRSGYILSERDVQYAVELAKDFRADQLLDLFKGEITTTFRGKPIRVKTIGQKHYVTTIKKRDIVFGIGPAGTGKTYLAVVLAVAALKEGSVKRIILTRPAVEAGESLGFLPGDLQEKVDPYLRPLYDALYDVMGPDQVAKALERGLIEIAPLAYMRGRTLDDSFIILDEAQNTTPEQMKMFLTRLGFGSKMVITGDVTQIDLPRGKKSGLIEANTVLSSIEEIGFVYFAEQDVVRHSLVQKIIVAYDRSAENLE from the coding sequence TTGTCAGATAAGACTGCAAACATACAGATATCTTTACAAAATGCGGGAGAAGCGCTGGCGCTTTTCGGCCCGCAGGACAGCTTTTTAAAGCTGATTGAGAGAGAAATCCCCGCCCGTATCGACTCGCGTGAGGCGGAACTTACGGTACATGGCGGCGAAAGGGAAGTGGACATGCTGGCACAGCTGTTCCAGTCGCTGCTCTCCCTTGTTCGAAGCGGTTATATTCTAAGCGAGCGAGACGTGCAATATGCAGTGGAGCTGGCGAAGGATTTTCGCGCCGATCAGCTGCTGGATCTGTTCAAAGGCGAAATTACCACGACCTTCCGCGGCAAACCGATCCGGGTCAAGACGATTGGACAGAAGCATTATGTAACGACAATCAAGAAACGGGATATCGTATTCGGCATCGGTCCGGCGGGAACCGGAAAGACGTATCTTGCCGTTGTGCTTGCTGTTGCCGCTTTGAAGGAAGGATCGGTCAAACGCATTATTCTGACCCGTCCGGCGGTGGAAGCCGGCGAGAGCCTGGGCTTTTTGCCTGGAGATTTGCAGGAGAAGGTAGACCCGTATCTCCGGCCGCTGTATGACGCTCTATACGACGTAATGGGACCTGATCAGGTTGCCAAAGCTCTGGAGCGCGGGTTGATCGAAATTGCGCCTCTGGCTTACATGCGCGGGCGCACGCTTGACGATTCGTTTATTATTCTCGATGAGGCGCAAAATACGACGCCGGAGCAGATGAAGATGTTCCTGACCCGGCTCGGCTTTGGCTCGAAGATGGTTATTACGGGCGACGTAACCCAAATCGATCTGCCTCGGGGAAAGAAATCGGGTCTTATTGAGGCCAATACGGTCTTATCCTCGATTGAGGAGATCGGGTTTGTCTATTTTGCGGAGCAGGATGTAGTTCGGCATTCCCTGGTGCAGAAAATCATCGTTGCCTATGATCGCTCAGCCGAAAACCTTGAATAA
- the yqfD gene encoding sporulation protein YqfD, with translation MKEPPLSWLRGTVVLHISGKRVEGLINAVTEAGIVIWNVKATGSGVNLRLLLDDFYALRPLLKQTGCRMHITGRIGLPFVAARLWKRKFFAAGLVLFGIILVLLCSLVWSVRVEGNKRLASEDVLDAARQEGIYPFQWIWRMGSPDKLSKHLAARLPGVSWVGIERNGTAVNIQIVEAALPEKKPINSPRHLISRTDAVITDIYAEQGRPVVQRNARVKKGEILISGVLGDEANRQAVVAKGEVKGLVWHEYDIKVPLQKKNTAYTGERKDKSYFVLGKWAVQLWGYGKSPFEESRTLTELDPLTWRNIRLPIGWMTEKEMEVKETRETLTPEVAKQAGLTLAEADIAARYGSDSVIKSQKILHEKKENGKVYMKVLFEVEERITEELPIVYNQGE, from the coding sequence ATGAAGGAACCGCCACTGTCATGGCTGCGGGGGACTGTTGTGCTGCATATTTCCGGGAAACGGGTGGAAGGGCTGATTAACGCCGTTACCGAGGCCGGAATTGTCATATGGAATGTAAAAGCGACCGGAAGCGGGGTAAATCTGCGGCTGCTGCTGGACGATTTCTATGCTCTCCGGCCACTTTTGAAGCAGACAGGCTGCAGAATGCATATTACGGGACGGATCGGACTGCCGTTCGTGGCGGCCAGGTTGTGGAAGCGGAAGTTTTTTGCCGCAGGTCTGGTGCTGTTCGGCATTATTCTGGTGCTGCTGTGTTCTCTCGTCTGGAGTGTTCGGGTGGAGGGGAATAAGCGGCTGGCTTCGGAGGATGTGCTGGATGCCGCGCGGCAGGAAGGGATTTACCCTTTCCAGTGGATATGGCGTATGGGTTCTCCGGACAAGCTCTCCAAGCACCTGGCGGCGCGGCTCCCGGGCGTATCCTGGGTTGGGATTGAGCGTAACGGAACAGCGGTGAACATTCAAATCGTTGAAGCCGCGCTGCCGGAAAAAAAGCCGATTAACAGTCCCCGTCATCTCATCAGCCGAACCGATGCGGTTATCACCGATATCTACGCCGAGCAGGGCAGGCCCGTCGTTCAGCGCAACGCGAGAGTGAAAAAGGGCGAAATCCTTATTTCCGGAGTTCTAGGCGATGAGGCCAATAGACAGGCGGTTGTTGCCAAAGGAGAAGTTAAGGGGCTGGTGTGGCATGAGTATGATATAAAGGTTCCGCTGCAAAAAAAGAATACCGCTTATACCGGGGAGCGGAAGGATAAAAGCTATTTTGTTCTTGGCAAATGGGCGGTTCAGCTATGGGGTTACGGCAAATCGCCTTTTGAAGAGTCGCGCACGCTGACCGAGCTTGATCCGCTGACCTGGCGTAATATCCGGCTGCCGATCGGCTGGATGACAGAGAAAGAAATGGAAGTCAAGGAGACTCGGGAAACGCTGACGCCGGAGGTAGCGAAGCAGGCGGGTCTGACTCTGGCGGAGGCTGATATTGCGGCCCGCTATGGCAGCGATAGCGTCATCAAAAGCCAAAAAATTTTGCATGAGAAGAAAGAGAATGGTAAAGTTTATATGAAAGTGCTTTTTGAAGTGGAAGAGAGAATTACGGAGGAGCTTCCGATAGTATACAACCAAGGAGAATGA
- the yqfC gene encoding sporulation protein YqfC — MTRIGRSLRGWTNGMLDLPQDLLSDLPRITLIGNKEMVIENHRGVQNFSPGQLTLALSKGSLEIAGEGLVITSILGRELTVEGVIGEIRYKESGEKR, encoded by the coding sequence ATGACCCGGATTGGCCGCAGTCTGCGGGGATGGACAAACGGGATGCTGGATTTGCCGCAGGATCTGCTAAGCGACCTGCCCCGGATCACCCTTATCGGCAACAAGGAAATGGTCATTGAGAACCATAGAGGCGTGCAGAATTTTTCCCCCGGACAGCTGACGCTCGCGCTTTCGAAAGGATCGCTGGAAATTGCCGGAGAAGGCCTTGTCATCACTTCCATTCTGGGAAGGGAACTGACGGTGGAGGGCGTGATCGGGGAAATCAGATATAAGGAAAGCGGGGAGAAGCGATGA
- the floA gene encoding flotillin-like protein FloA (flotillin-like protein involved in membrane lipid rafts), translating to MEASLITILLIAVVVIIALSIFLSFFPVMLWISALASGVRISIITLVAMRLRRVTPSRIVNPLIKATKAGLGLNINQLESHYLAGGNVDRVVNALIAAQRADIPLEFTRAAAIDLAGRDVLQAVQMSVNPRVIETPTVAAVARDGIEVKVKARVTVRANIDRLVGGAGEETIIARVGEGIVTTVGSSNSHKDVLENPDSISRTVLQKGLDAGTAFEILSIDIADVDVGKNIGAYLQTEQAEADKRIAQAKAEERRAMAVAQEQEMKARVVEMKALVVESESQVPLAMAEALRGGQIGVMDYMNLKNIEADTQMRGSLGKMGDQDNDGSKNK from the coding sequence ATGGAAGCATCCTTAATAACCATCCTGCTGATCGCTGTGGTCGTGATCATTGCTCTGAGCATCTTTCTAAGCTTCTTTCCGGTTATGCTGTGGATTTCCGCTCTGGCGTCCGGTGTTAGAATCAGCATTATTACACTGGTCGCCATGCGGCTGCGCCGTGTAACGCCAAGCCGGATCGTTAATCCTTTGATTAAAGCGACCAAGGCGGGCCTCGGTCTTAACATCAACCAACTGGAAAGCCACTATCTGGCGGGGGGCAATGTCGATCGTGTCGTCAATGCGCTGATCGCCGCGCAGCGGGCCGATATTCCGCTGGAATTCACCCGGGCGGCTGCGATTGATCTGGCCGGACGCGATGTGCTGCAAGCGGTACAGATGAGCGTTAACCCGCGCGTAATCGAGACGCCTACCGTGGCTGCCGTTGCCCGCGATGGGATCGAAGTCAAGGTCAAGGCGCGCGTTACCGTTCGCGCCAATATCGACCGGCTCGTCGGCGGCGCCGGTGAGGAGACGATCATCGCCCGTGTCGGCGAGGGTATCGTAACGACGGTAGGTTCAAGCAATTCGCATAAGGATGTTCTGGAGAATCCGGACTCGATCTCCCGCACCGTGCTTCAGAAAGGGCTCGACGCCGGAACGGCTTTTGAAATTCTCTCGATCGACATTGCGGATGTGGATGTAGGCAAGAACATCGGCGCCTACCTGCAGACGGAACAGGCTGAAGCCGACAAGCGGATCGCCCAGGCGAAGGCCGAGGAACGCAGAGCGATGGCCGTTGCGCAGGAGCAGGAAATGAAGGCCCGCGTCGTCGAAATGAAAGCCTTGGTCGTCGAATCCGAATCCCAGGTGCCGCTGGCTATGGCCGAGGCGCTTCGCGGAGGTCAAATCGGCGTGATGGATTATATGAATCTGAAAAATATCGAAGCCGATACCCAGATGCGCGGTTCGCTCGGCAAGATGGGCGATCAGGATAACGACGGTTCCAAGAATAAATAA